The Sander lucioperca isolate FBNREF2018 chromosome 15, SLUC_FBN_1.2, whole genome shotgun sequence genome window below encodes:
- the LOC116055857 gene encoding phytanoyl-CoA hydroxylase-interacting protein-like isoform X2 — translation MEVPGLAHNITSPLSPCEGMIKDLSLDAIQLCERDGKSQDGSISEMEELPVPQNIKISNITCDSFKICWDMEPRNKERITHYFIDLNKKENKNSNKFKHKDVPTKLVAKAVPLPMTVRGHWFLSPRTEYTVAVQTASKQTDGDYAISEWSEIIEFCTADYSTVHLNQLLEKAEVIAGRMLRFSVFYRNQNKEYFDHAREVQENRMLQSVKDNSGSHGSPISGKLEGIFFSCNTEFNTGKPPQDSPYGRHRFEVQADTLFNPETNLYFGDFYCMYTAYHYVILVLAPKGSTGDEFCKQRLPALDITNNRFLTCKKGEEGDGSLVFHHAQDVILEVIYTEPVDLALGSVAEISGHQLMSMSTVNAKKDPSCKTCNISVGR, via the exons GAAAATCCCAGGATGGCAGCATCTCTGAGATGGAGGAGCTCCCTGTTCCTCAGAACATCAAGATCAGCAACATAACCTGCGACTCCTTCAAGATCTGCTGGGACATGGAACCGCGCAACAAGGAGCGCATCACACACTACTTTATTGACCTGAACAAGAAGGAGAACAAAAACTCAAACAAGTTCAAACACAAG gATGTTCCTACCAAGCTGGTAGCCAAGGCAGTGCCCCTGCCCATGACGGTTCGGGGTCACTGGTTCCTGAGCCCACGCACAGAGTACACCGTTGCTGTCCAAACCGCATCAAAACAGACTGACGGGGACTACGCCATCTCTGAGTGGAGCGAGATCATTGAGTTCTGCACTGCTG ATTATTCCACAGTGCATCTAAACCAGCTATTGGAAAAGGCAGAGGTCATCGCCGGCCGGATGCTGCGTTTCTCTGTATTCTACAGGAACCAGAATAAAGAGTACTTCGACCACGCCAG GGAGGTGCAGGAGAACCGGATGCTGCAGTCAGTGAAAGACAACAGTGGCAGCCACGGCTCACCCATCAGTGGCAAGCTAGAGGGCATTTTCTTTAGCTGCAACACAGAGTTCAACACAGGCAAGCCTCCACAGGACTCCCCTTATGGCCGCCACCGCTTTGAGGTTCAGGCTGACACGCTCTTCAACCCAGAAACCAACCTGTACTTTGGAGACTTCTACTGCATGTATACAGCTTACCACTACGTTATTCTGGTCCTGGCGCCAAAGGGCTCCACGGGAGATGAGTTCTGTAAGCAGAGGCTTCCTGCGCTAGACATCACCAACAACCGTTTCCTTACCTGCAAGAAGGGTGAAGAGGGTGACGGCAGTCTGGTGTTTCACCACGCCCAGGATGTCATCCTGGAGGTGATCTACACGGAGCCCGTAGACCTGGCGTTAGGCTCTGTGGCTGAGATCAGTGGGCACCAGCTGATGAGCATGTCTACAGTAAATGCCAAGAAGGACCCCAGTTGCAAGACCTGCAACATCAGTGTTGGACGCTAA
- the LOC116055857 gene encoding phytanoyl-CoA hydroxylase-interacting protein-like isoform X1: MEVPGLAHNITSPLSPCEGMIKDLSLDAIQLCERDGRKSQDGSISEMEELPVPQNIKISNITCDSFKICWDMEPRNKERITHYFIDLNKKENKNSNKFKHKDVPTKLVAKAVPLPMTVRGHWFLSPRTEYTVAVQTASKQTDGDYAISEWSEIIEFCTADYSTVHLNQLLEKAEVIAGRMLRFSVFYRNQNKEYFDHAREVQENRMLQSVKDNSGSHGSPISGKLEGIFFSCNTEFNTGKPPQDSPYGRHRFEVQADTLFNPETNLYFGDFYCMYTAYHYVILVLAPKGSTGDEFCKQRLPALDITNNRFLTCKKGEEGDGSLVFHHAQDVILEVIYTEPVDLALGSVAEISGHQLMSMSTVNAKKDPSCKTCNISVGR, from the exons GAA GAAAATCCCAGGATGGCAGCATCTCTGAGATGGAGGAGCTCCCTGTTCCTCAGAACATCAAGATCAGCAACATAACCTGCGACTCCTTCAAGATCTGCTGGGACATGGAACCGCGCAACAAGGAGCGCATCACACACTACTTTATTGACCTGAACAAGAAGGAGAACAAAAACTCAAACAAGTTCAAACACAAG gATGTTCCTACCAAGCTGGTAGCCAAGGCAGTGCCCCTGCCCATGACGGTTCGGGGTCACTGGTTCCTGAGCCCACGCACAGAGTACACCGTTGCTGTCCAAACCGCATCAAAACAGACTGACGGGGACTACGCCATCTCTGAGTGGAGCGAGATCATTGAGTTCTGCACTGCTG ATTATTCCACAGTGCATCTAAACCAGCTATTGGAAAAGGCAGAGGTCATCGCCGGCCGGATGCTGCGTTTCTCTGTATTCTACAGGAACCAGAATAAAGAGTACTTCGACCACGCCAG GGAGGTGCAGGAGAACCGGATGCTGCAGTCAGTGAAAGACAACAGTGGCAGCCACGGCTCACCCATCAGTGGCAAGCTAGAGGGCATTTTCTTTAGCTGCAACACAGAGTTCAACACAGGCAAGCCTCCACAGGACTCCCCTTATGGCCGCCACCGCTTTGAGGTTCAGGCTGACACGCTCTTCAACCCAGAAACCAACCTGTACTTTGGAGACTTCTACTGCATGTATACAGCTTACCACTACGTTATTCTGGTCCTGGCGCCAAAGGGCTCCACGGGAGATGAGTTCTGTAAGCAGAGGCTTCCTGCGCTAGACATCACCAACAACCGTTTCCTTACCTGCAAGAAGGGTGAAGAGGGTGACGGCAGTCTGGTGTTTCACCACGCCCAGGATGTCATCCTGGAGGTGATCTACACGGAGCCCGTAGACCTGGCGTTAGGCTCTGTGGCTGAGATCAGTGGGCACCAGCTGATGAGCATGTCTACAGTAAATGCCAAGAAGGACCCCAGTTGCAAGACCTGCAACATCAGTGTTGGACGCTAA